The region GGTTGCGATAGCTTGCAGCGACGAAGTCGCGGAAGAGCGGATGCGGCTCAAGCGGCTTCGATTTGAACTCAGGGTGGAACTGGCAGGCGAGGAAGAACGGGTGGCTGGGGATCTCGACGATTTCGACGTAGGTTGCGTCGGGGGTAGTTCCGGTGAGGCGAAGCCCGGCGCCGGTCAGGACAGCCTCGTACTCGCGGTTGAACTCGTAACGATGGCGGTGACGTTCTGAAATCTCGGTCGTGCCGTAAGCCTTTGCGGCCAGCGAGCCGGGTTCGAGCACGCAGGGCCACGCGCCCAGGCGCATGGTTCCACCCATCTCTTCGACTCCGGTCAGCTCACGCAGCTTATAGATGATGCGGTGAGGCGTGGCGGGGTCGAACTCGCCGGAGTTGGCTTCCTTCAGGCCACAGACGTTGCGGGCGTACTCAATGCAGGCCGTCTGCATGCCCAGGCAGATTCCGAAGTAGGGTGTTCCTGTCTCGCGCGCATAGCGGATGGCGTTGAGCATGCCTTCGATGCCGCGCTTGCCGAAGCCGCCGGGAACCAGGATGCCGTCGAAGCCTTCGAGCTGCTGACGATATTCCTGGGTTGGCTTGCCGTCGGAATCGTGAGTTTCGAGGCCTTCAGCCTCGATCCAGGTGACGCGAAGCTTGAGGTTCTGCGAGAGAGCGCCGTGGACGAGAGCTTCCTTCAGGGACTTGTAGCTGTCCTCGTATTCGACATACTTGCCGACGATCCCAATGGAGACCTCGTCCTTGGGGTGATAGGCACGGTGAACGATATCCTGCCAACGCGAGAGGTCGGGTTCGGGGGCGTTGATGTGGAGGTACCGGAGCGCAAGAGCGTCGACGCCTTCCTGCGCAAAATTCAGGGGAACCTCATAGATGCTTGGGACGTCGCGGGCAGCGATGACGGCTGCCTCCTCGACGTTGCAGAAGAGGGCGATCTTCTGGCGCATCTCGCGGGGCACGGCGCGCTCGGTGCGGCAGAGCAGGATGTCGGGCTGGATTCCGATGGAGAGCATCTCTTTGACCGAGTGCTGGGTGGGCTTGGTCTTGAGCTCCTGCGCGGCGGCGATCCAGGGGATGAGGGTGACATGCACGAAGACGGTGTTCTCGCGGCCCAGGTCCTGGCGCATCTGGCGAATGGCTTCGAGGAAGGGGAGCGATTCGATGTCGCCGACGGTTCCGCCAATCTCGACGATGGCAACATCGCAGTCTGCGGCGACCTTGCGCATGGCGTTTTTGATCTCGTTGGTGACGTGCGGAATGACCTGCACGGTCTTGCCGAGATAGTCGCCGCGGCGCTCCTTGGTGATGATCTGCTCGTAGATGCGGCCCGTGGTCAGGTTGTTGTCGCGGGAGAGCTTCGCATGCGTGAAACGCTCGTAGTGGCCCAGGTCGAGGTCTGTCTCGGCTCCGTCGTCGGTGACGAAGACCTCGCCGTGCTGGAACGGCGACATGGTTCCGGGATCGACGTTCAGGTACGGGTCGAACTTCATCAGGTTGACGCGGAGTCCGCGGGCCTCGAGCAGGCAGCCGATGGAGGCCGCTGCCAGCCCTTTTCCTAACGAAGACACAACACCGCCCGTTACGAAGATGTACTTTGCAGACATTTCCGCGACCTCTTCAGATGGATTGGAAGTTTGTGCGTGGTGTGCACGATTAAGTATCGCAGGGTCTCCGGCTTGAAGCAAGAAGTGCGGAGGAAAGCCGGTCCGAAGGTGCGAATTGGGGCTGAATCACTCTGAAATCGTTTATCTGCCGGAGATGCCAGCTCCATTGACTTCTTGGTAAAGTATCGAGCACGCGTTGACGGCGGAGATTCTGCTGTCCCTATGGTCCGACATTGAGACAGATAAGACTCCAACTCCAGATTAAACGGCATCACAGCTTCTTAAGGAGAACAGCTTTGACCTCACAGAAATCGATCTCCGCGGTGGCGGTTGCTGTTTTTTGTGCGGCAGCTTCCTTGTGGGCGCAGGATGCGAACTTCCATAACGCTCCTGCCTCCTCGGCTGCAGCCCAGAATCCCCATACGACCGAGGCG is a window of Edaphobacter sp. 12200R-103 DNA encoding:
- a CDS encoding CTP synthase, which translates into the protein MSAKYIFVTGGVVSSLGKGLAAASIGCLLEARGLRVNLMKFDPYLNVDPGTMSPFQHGEVFVTDDGAETDLDLGHYERFTHAKLSRDNNLTTGRIYEQIITKERRGDYLGKTVQVIPHVTNEIKNAMRKVAADCDVAIVEIGGTVGDIESLPFLEAIRQMRQDLGRENTVFVHVTLIPWIAAAQELKTKPTQHSVKEMLSIGIQPDILLCRTERAVPREMRQKIALFCNVEEAAVIAARDVPSIYEVPLNFAQEGVDALALRYLHINAPEPDLSRWQDIVHRAYHPKDEVSIGIVGKYVEYEDSYKSLKEALVHGALSQNLKLRVTWIEAEGLETHDSDGKPTQEYRQQLEGFDGILVPGGFGKRGIEGMLNAIRYARETGTPYFGICLGMQTACIEYARNVCGLKEANSGEFDPATPHRIIYKLRELTGVEEMGGTMRLGAWPCVLEPGSLAAKAYGTTEISERHRHRYEFNREYEAVLTGAGLRLTGTTPDATYVEIVEIPSHPFFLACQFHPEFKSKPLEPHPLFRDFVAASYRNRTNHATTEVAGAEAIEQAL